From the genome of Trichosurus vulpecula isolate mTriVul1 chromosome 6, mTriVul1.pri, whole genome shotgun sequence:
aggataaattgaagataagagGAAATTAAGGAATGGTCAAGGCAGCAAGCTCTCCAAGGAAATGGGAGAGGGTATTATCAAGagattaaatagaaaatttagttttggaaaagagaagaaatacttCTTGGTAAGGcactgaagaaaaggaggaaaatgggggtggggatgataaAGAGGGAGTTTAATATCTTCCACAGGAGAGAAAAAGGATGGTTGCATCACTTCAGATCACGGGGATTTGAAAAATTAGAGTGCTTATCCTTTCTTTTGGGGAGAGTTTGCTAAAAGTTAAAGttaatcattatttttcttttaattatctaATCATGATTATCTTCTTTGAGGATACATTTATGTCCAATAACTTATTAGGTGTATGGGTGGTGGTAGTGGAATCTTCTTGCATAGCTTATCTGAAGCTATTTTTTCAACTTTATCATCATTTGAGAGTGAAGGTAGGTAAAAGGTGAAGGGAATGAGCTTGTGGTTATTTCCTATATGCAGATAAATAAAATTTCTTGGGATTATTTTTAATAGAATGCGGGAATGTACCTATTCactatttttcatatgactaagtTCTGTATCTTTTAATTGAAGATATCTTGAAGTTTAGATTGCCAACATATACATCCATATCATTTGGGAACCTACTTTAGGGCTTCTTGTCATTCTCACTAttggaaacaaaacaacaataaaaatatagcAATTTGCCATCTTGGCACTGAAGTCTTCTTTAATCAAGCTCTTCTTCTCCGTGGGCCTTTCTCCAAGGAGAAAGAGATGGGACAGATTCTGATATGTCTCCTAGGcttgggtattttttttctgtaaggtCCATTAAAACACTCATATTAGAATAATGCATTTCATAGTAAAATCAACATCTTCCATTAAGGATGGGAAAACCTGGAATAAATGACTCCAGTTTCTTCAACACAAtaagtgtttctttttgtttgtttgtttgttttaaaagcattttatatatttgcTTGTTTATATTCACTGACACTTTACCAAAAGTGCTTTGTCAGCATTTTTGTACTAATAACTAGCAAGTGTTCAGTCACTTGTATCTCCACTCCTTCAGTATTCTCTCAAGTGTAGATTAATATCCTTCTCAGGATCAAGGTGAAAATCAGCAATTGATTCTTCCATCCAATTTCAAATAGAAGAATGTTAGAATGGTAAGGGAGCTTATGTGTACATTGTAGACACAGCAGTTCATTGATGCATTATAATGAATGGCATTATAGCATTAAATACAAATGGAATTTTGAATTAGTGGCTATTTTTGAAACTTCTTTTTCAATGACCACAGGTCTTTCTTTCTACCTTGTTTTAATGAGAAGATCCCTTGACAAGGTGGCATGATCAAGCCTCAGTCTTTTTTGGAATTGCTATATAAGTATTATCAAAATAATCAAACATAGGATTCTATTAAGCTCACTCTTTCCCTCAGGCATATGGAAACTTGGAAAGAATGTGATCTTCCACAGCTCTATGAAGGGCTGAGAAGTGTTGTAGtaggaaaaaatgtatttaatcaGAAGACTTAGGGTTAATTCCAGGCTCTGCCACTCCTGAGCTGTCTTTTCAAAAAATTCCTTACCATAACATAGCACTAAAAATGCAGAATGGAAAGGGATTATATAAAGTATCTCATTCAATGAATAAACTGTCATCCATAGAATATAAGGAATTTGTCTATATGGCTATATATGACGGGTAGGTGGTActgtggataaagtgccaggcttgacatcaggaagattaTATTCCTGAGTTGCAAttttgcctcagaaacttactagctgtgtaagcctggtcaagttacttaaccctgtttgcctcagtttcctcatttataaaatgagctggagaaggaaatgacaaactactttggtatctttgctaagaaaacctaaatgggttcacaaagaacCAGAcaaatctgaaatgactgaacaagaacaatgaACATGCCAGGCATTAGAAAGAGCTATGATCTGAGCTCAAAACTAGGGCTTTTCTTTCACTgcacacagaatcacagaatttgtgaGTTGTAGAGCATCTCCACTGTCCATTTAGTACAGCCTACAGGCAAATACACCAACAGGGCTTTCCATTATAATACACTACCCTAGTGGTTACCCAATGGGCCACCACTCTGCCTTTGATGTCTCACCACAGGTAAGTAATTTAATCTGATAAaggctcagtttttttttatttctacaagGGGGATGATGATGTTTACATTACCTGCTCATAGGGTCAccaaatatctattaagtgtgTAGCAAAATTCAAAGTGTTTATAATGTGTTCCATGATGCAGTTGACTAGTATTGATCCCTGAATTGCCTTAAAATCTAAATATATGGTCCTGTTACTAGTAGCTTGATTGCCTTTTTTCACAATTACTCAGTTATTTTGTTACATAGACATGGCTTTTAAGTAAATAGCACTAATTTGCACACATTTTAAGCTGGTTCTGTGGAAAGGGGTTTCTAACTGGCAATTGGGAGTTTCTGTCTTGTGATTTACTGGCTATGTCTACACgcaagaaataaattaattgaatttagtatttcataataaaaataatttaattgtaCCTGCAGTTATAATGTGTCACTCCCACAATCCACCATATTGAACaagtaaatagataaataaatagactAGTGAATAAACTAGCAAATAAATAAAGCTCCCCATAAACATGTACAGAGCatcaaaaaaaattcccaacttagccatgtctgaaaatgcatgACTCTCTCTTTAGAATTTTAACTTCATGACTTCTCTACCATGTACCATGTTCCATCATCAGCCTTCTGGACTCATGTTTTATCATTGCATTTATCAAAATCCTAAAGTAtttctaaagatttttttcccccagaacatatatattttacaattGTATACAATTCTCATCTTTATGttcacttcattctacatcaaATGAGAGAGCTTCTCCCAATTTTCATTGAAACTATCCATTCCATCACATTTTATGGCACTACAATGTCCCATTAAATGCATACACCATAAATTGTTAGCCATCCTCAATAGGAGGGCAcccctttagtttcttttttaacaaaaaaaaagagttgccacaaatatttttttgTGTAGATGGTTGTTTCTAtctttctttgattatttgaAGTATAAACCTACTAACAGTACAACTGAATACACCGAGGTATAAACAGTTTATTAACTCTGAGgtttaattaaaaatttctttccaTAATGGTTGAGCTATCAatttactatattaaaaaaaCTTGCTCCTAAAGCAACCTATCCCCATGTGTTGGCAACCAATTGATCTAACCAAAATTTTAGTGATGCTTACTTGTTTTGGTAGAAGCATAAAGGGTCATATTTCGCAATGAGGAATAATTTATAAGTTCCTTCATATCCATGTGTATTATCATTTTATCTCAGGAAAAACTCGTGAAAGGACTAGGACATAAGTAAATTTAGAGGCAGTCTTTTAAATCCTGTACTAAGAGATCCCCAGGCTATaaatagaaatcaaagaaaaatataagatgaATTAAATTTACTTAGAAGTGAGAGTACTACATAAAATATGTTGTAAACTACCTCAGCACAGTTATGCCCATTTCAGTGAAATAAAGGTGATTAATGAGACTATTTATAAcgctaattttttgaaaatgacTCATATTTTCTCATATACTGCTGTTGTGGATATATTATTCCCGTAAGTCAGAAGAAATTTATTATAGTGAATTACATGCTTTTAATTGATAAAAATTATAAACCcctaggtcagctaggtggcacagtggatagagtaccaactctggagtcaggaggacctgagttcaaatctgctttcagacacctgacacctcctagctgtgtgaccctgtgcaagaaACTTGACCGTGATGGCCTgtccaaatacatacatacatacatacatacacatacacacacatacatacatatacacaaacccTCATATCCTACCTCTTTGTCATGTTATAATATACTTGTTGGAAATAGGCAAAACAATCCACTTCTTATTTCCCACCCTTTGCATagccagctgctagtgccctgtGTGTAAAATTAGCATGTATGTATTATTTAAATACTTTGTGTATacttatatgttgtcttctcttaTGGAATGCAATCATTTCAAgtgcaaataatattttatccattttgtatccccaatatctAGTATgtatttgtttaataaatgcttattggaggattgatttttattcatttatgtgAAGCAGACACTATAATATATATCTTTTTGACTGTTTCATAGGTATATTGTGAAAAGGAATCTCTCAGTACAGTCAGAATGCTTGAAATCATCAGACCATGCCTACATTTAGAAAAATCTCTGTGTCCTTAAGATAACtggaatttacaagtgaattcaacATCTGTATAAAGGTGAGATGGCAAATAGGAATGTAACTGAATTTGTCCTATTGGGTCTCATGAGGAATCCTGAGATGAAAAAAGTCATATTTGCtctatttttaatcatttatatTATCACTGTCCTGAGTAATATGCTCATTGTGATCACCATTGCTTCCAGTCAGACTCTGGTCTCGCCAATGTACTTCTTTCTAGCATTCTTGTCTCTAATAGATGCTTTGTATCCATCATCAATGATCCCCAAAATGCTTGCAGATCTGCTCCGTGAGAAGAAAACCATCTCCTTCAATGCATGCATGACCCAGCTTTTTCTAGAACACTTTCTTGGGACTTCCGAGATTGTTCTCCTCATAGTAATGGCCTTTGACAGGTATGCGGCCATCTGCAGACCTCTGCACTACATGACAATAATGAACCACCGCCTTTGCTGTTGCCTCATTGGATTGGCTTGGACAGTGGGCTTCCTGCATTCAATAGGACAGATTTTCACCATAGTCTGGCTTCCTTTCTGTGGCCCCAATGTTATAGATCACTTTATGTGTGACGTTATTCCCTTGATTCAACTTGCCTGCACAGAAACCTCCCTCATTGGTCTCTTGGTTGTTGCCAATGCAGGGTTAATTTCGATGATTAGTTTTGTTGTTTTGATATTTTCCTATGTCATAATCCTGTGTTCCCTGAAAAGTTACAGCTCTTCAGGGAGATGCAAGGCTCTGTCTACTTGTAGCTCCCACATCACTGTAGTTATCTTGTTCTTTGTCCCCTGTATTTTCATGTATCTGCGACCAGTAACTACATTTTCTATCGATAAAACTATAACTGTATTTTACACTCTTGTCACCCCAATGTTAAATCCAATTATCTACacagtaagaaatgaagaggtaAAAAATGCCATGAGGAAGTTATGGGGTAGAAAATTAGCATCAGATTATAAATGATTCTAAATATCAAGAACTGTCTTACTTTTTATCAATACTCTTGGAGGGTCTCAagttttctttagaaaaaatgcaaatatatttaaGATCTGAGGCTTTTTCCAAATTGATTATATGTGCTTTGTACACTTTTGTCATCATTTCATATGACAAACTCAAATCCTCATTTTCTGATTGCAAATAGAGACAAATGGAAACATATGTAGTGGGAAGACACATGACCATTAATGGTCATGCCTTACAgtatgtaaatgtaaattattattatttaaatcaaGCACCTATTCAGTTGTATGTGATTTCTAAATCTGTGGGATAAGTTTAAAAATGCTAGATAATAAGCACTTCATTTTGCCTCATGTCATACTTTGCAAAGATTaatcacatatgtacatacaaaatgtttattttatctttatatttgatGATGCTGTATAAACTGCTGTCTCCTTGGATCTGTAGATATTTGAATTCTGGTCAACTGTCCCAGAATTCAAGATGCTATGGATTTCAAAATGCCAAGTATAACTCCaacataatgaaaataatttgggaGGACACCAACATTGCTAACATGTCAACTTGGGGTTCTTAAAATGTTTTCCATCAAAAACCCCATTTGCAGTCTGATGacacctgtggaccccttctctgaGTAATATTTAATGCACACATACAAATTTTAAGGAAATAATTACACTTCGACATTGGGGAAAATAGataatcattttttctttccaagaTCACATCCTGCTAGAAATCTATCTGCAAACCTAAATAGGAAGGCCTGTGCATCCTAAATTAAGAACATTACTGGTCTTCCTCTTTGAGAATTGACTTCAAAGTCTGTGAATTATTCTTTTTGACAACTTCAAAGATTTTTCATTAATCTACATCTCTTAAGGTGTGTTTATTTATGCGCACACACCTGCACATGCTTGTTTCTGTATACTTATATCTTTGGAAACAGTTGAAAATCTCCTAGAATCAAGTGtgattttacaatggagggatcAATCTTGGGTAGCCTGTTATTCATTACAATGACATGTGATTCTTGAGAGAAGAGACCATACAATGTGAAGACATTAACCAACATATTGCTCTTAACTTGTAAAAGCTCTCTCTTCTAATGGAGCTTGTGACTATGAATAATTGAGCTCGAGAAATATTAATATCTCAATGAAATAACCACACAACTCCAAAAGCAGTGAAGACAACAGAAATGTTTCTGTAAGTTGTACTATTTCCACAGAGTTTTGATCCTTCTGTCAAGGTTTTTATACTTGGAAAACTGTTCAATGTTAGAAAACTGCTCAAATACTCAATTATGAGCATTTGAGATGTAAATATCTAATAGAAATTTGCCGTTAACCATTTTATTGATCAAAGTTGTATCTGAGTGATTGTGCTCAACAATTCATTTGATTTCCTACCACTAGAAACTTCCCCTAGAATAGTGAGAATTCAAGTACTCTGTTTATTTGTCAGTTTCTGGCCACCAAAACATTTCTAAATGAGTATTtcataggtgctatttttaaaaggcttttgtaATGTGTTTCATTGTTTCCATAATGTCCTTCCATGATCTCCTTTCTGGATACCCCAAGAGCTTTTGTTGTTCTTCTGTCCTGCCCCAAAAATGCATAAATAGACCTGGGACTTGATTAGATGATGGTGGTTTTGGTGGCAGTAATGGTGATAATTAGCATAATGTTAGTTAATATTTGTATATCAATCACTTAATGATAAGGCGGTGATTACTCCAATCAAGCAGTCATGTAAGGAAATAATGGAAGACTATTTAATTCTTAGATGTTGTTTTCTTGAGGCCAAAAAAGTGGCACCTGAATAAGTACAGAAGGATATAGCTTTCTAATCAATTGTATAATGTGCCTTGCCTGACACCTTCCCCCCTGGACTGTTGTGCTGAAATAATTAGTTTAAGCACATCATGCTTTTTCAGAAAATGGTCTGTTCAGTATGAATAGGAGAGATGCTTAAGGTAAAATGTCTCTGTTGAAACAAAATGTGGATTGTGAATGATATTGCTTAAGTGGGGAGAGACCTCAGGAATCATCTGGTTcaagtcttttcttttaaaaagaggaagctgaggctcaaagaggaagGCTGAGCTGACCAAGACCACAAAGAGCTGAGATCCTGAACCCATTTTACAGTAAATTGAGGTTTGTCAGCTTACATTTGAGCCTTCTTAGCTGTTCACTCaggtgtttaaaaaaatctagagaaaCACTATGACATTTTAAGAAGAATcaggcaattttttttaatgaccgCCATACTGGCAACATTGTAACATGGCTACATTACAAGATTAAATTGTGGGAATTTCCATACTTTGTGAACTCTGAAGATGGAGCTTGTTATTTAGAGCAACCTGTTCAGGAACAAAGCAGTTTTACTAAACAGAGTTGCCTGGGTGGTACTTCCTAAGAGCACGTGGACACCATTCATCCTTTAAGAGAAGCCATGTTTTTCTTACAGACATAAGGAAATTCGGTGGATTGTGTGTCACgggaaacatttaaaatttatatcatAATTATGATAGACTATAAAGATATAGATTAGTTTATTGTTGATCCATggctcattatttttaaaaaaattttcacataGAAAAATTCTGCAAGTCTTAAGTATGGCTTAGCATCAAATTTAGCTTCAGATCAAAGAATAAATAGAACCATTTTATACTTCTAGAGTACAACAGTAAATTTAAGTTATTTCAATGACTGGGAAATAGTACTATCCACTAACTTTCTCAATTTCTCCATGTAGCAGATGTGTTAGAGACTTCTTAAACTATTCCCTGTTGTGCACCATTGTTTATAGAGGATTGTCTCTACAGGTGAGAGGCTCCTACAATATGTgcaaattaattgttcttttggAGCAGTGAATCATAGGGGGTAACACAGATGCTTAGGTAGCTAGCTCTTTCAAGAGGATATTGCATTGACAGTCAGTGTTGACTGCTACCTCTGACCTTGGTGATATATGATGACCAAGTGTTGAAAGGTGTTGTTCTCTAGTTCTCTAGAACCTCTTCACAGCCACACCTTGAAGTCTCAATAGGTAATTCGGCGATTTTGAACTGTGTTGGTCTTTGTACAGAGAATTATTTAGTAAACGTTATGGAAGTGAACTCAACATGAAAATTTTCATGCTGAAATAATTAGTACAAATAGCCTCCACAATTTAACCAAGTTCAATGGTTAGCTAACTAGGAAGCATATTACCTGCTATTAAATTCAAAGAAAATGGTTTTTGTCTTTCAACTTCCATTGCATCACTCAAGTTATCACAGCTTAGTGCCTGTAATACCATTATGCTTTATTTTAATTAGGCTATTCAATTTTTACTTATTCAGGTACACTGGGGTTATAGATTCTTCCATTTGGTAATCAGATGCACACTTTTAAGTTACTCATCTAccatcataataaaaaaaaatccttggcaGTTTTAAAACACAGAAATAATTTTTGGCTTATTGTGTGGCTGATTATTAGATCCTTTATGGGTCAGACAAAATTCAAGTTAGTAATTATAGAATATTTACACAAATTAAGATGATTCCTAGATAACACTTTTCAACTTGTGATAAGAAGCCATTATGAAGAGCTGAAAAATCTTAGGCTAGTAAATATATTGTAAGAGAGGTGATCTCTGAAAGTTGTCACCCTCCAATATAATAGAAATGGTTTTCACATTAAGTCTAAAGCATATGAGCTGTCAAAACATCCCtcctatgcatgtatgtattatatagatataaaaattcTGTATGGTCAACATGAAGTTCAGTCACTAAAAAGATTCACTATCTGaactctctttggcatttgttttACCTTCCGCATCAGGCACTGGGACGTCTGGTCTCTCAAGAAGATCTGTGTCCAGTCCTTCAGAtatagttttgtttcttattgCCATCACAGGAACACCCACTTGAACCATTTTGAGATACCTGGCATCTCTTGGATCCTTGGCTACAGTTTAGATATGTTCTGTGGCCGATTCACATTTCTGTGATCTAGTGTCTTGTGTACTTTTCTGCTCAGATTGAGGAGACAGAGATGACTATTGACCCGAGGGGACTTCAGGACCATTTGTAACACCATTGACATTTGCAGTAGATATTTCAAATTTAACATCTTCTAGAACCAGAATAGATGATAGCTTTGCATCCAAAATGTtgagagttgtttcaatttgttggatccaaagagaaagacagaagctGACAGCTTCTCTTCACAAACTGTAGAAAATTGGTTGAGGAACTGTACAGTATGTACCACAAACTGGTTTAGAAATACAAAAGTCTTATTCTGTTGAATTGCTGGCACCTTAGTCAGGTCTATGCCTGTCCTTGTCCATGGCCTCAGTGAGTGGGCCCCACACCCCCTGCTTTCCCAGCCTGGACCCTGGGAGCAGCTTCCAACAGGCTGCCTCAGTCTGAGGTCCCATGGCGCTTTTGTTTCTAAATGTTTTAATCAGCTGTGCCACAAAAGAAGTGAACAAAGATGATCATAAATCTTGTCTGTGAACCTTCCTATCTTTGTTGCAGTCATATTAAACTGACAACTCTGGTTGACACCAAGGAGAGTTTTAAgatctttaaagaaatttttcAGTTGCAATCCTCATATTACTAGACTTTCTTTTTCAGTGGGCATTTAGGAAGCATATTTATATAGCAAGTCAATAACCAACGAATAAATGGTTATTACTGAAATGTGCacaatttagagatataaaaaataCCCCCACAAAACCCAATCCTCTATTTCCAAAGAACTTATTTTTTTCATGCTGGAGAAAGTATGCAATGATATGTGTGACTAcatccatacacatacataaatatttacacatacacatacaatagaagtggaagctaatgtcagaaggaaggcactattgTAGATCAGGGAGGGAGTAGAGGCAAAAGCCTCCtatagaaaatggaatttgagattagtcttgaaggaagaagaaaatagtaCAATCAGTGTGCATGTTCAGATCAAATAAGGTTTGGgggatttgtatttgttttaaggTGAGAGTGAAATGGGAATGTTTGTgagcagaaaggaaggaacaaatagATTCAGAGGGGGATGCTGGGTAGGTTAGAGTTGAGAGTAAGGAATGGGAgaatggagaagaagagaagagagaagagtggagatgagagaaaggaagtggagacaagGGAATAGGATGCAGAAATATAAGCAGATAGAGTGTGGTTCAGTCatactttttcagtcatgtctgactcttagtgaccccatctggggttttcttgtcaaagataccagagtgatttaccatttctttctgcagctcaacttgcaggtgaagaaactgaggcaaacagtgttaagtgattttcccagggtcatacagctcataagcatctgaggtcacatttgaactcaggtcttcctgactccaggtccaacactctatttaccgtgctacctagctgccctagagtaTGAAACACTTCATAAATTGATGATAAAGGAGAATGCTTGAAACATTAATAAGACTTATCCTGAAAGGTCctaaataaaggttttttttttcctcacgtAGGAATTAAGGGGTGGGAAGCAGGGGGgctttgcttttctcttccaGAAAAGTCTGGGTTGGGAAATAACAAGAAATGTCCAACATGGACATGGAAGCACtatgtgaagaaaataattgtgaGGCTAAGGAATCACCTCTTATTGTTCAAAAATATCTAGAGAAATTGATTTTGATGGGCTAAGACATACAATTGGGAATCCATATTCCTATTAAAGAGATGGATGAGGCCCAGTACCCTGTAACAATTGCTCAGAATCATAATTAAATAATGAGGTGCTTTTAAACATAAAAGAACTTTACCACTTGTACCTGTTATCATTTCTTCCCCAGACCCATCCTTCATTTCTGCAATATTCATTTTCACAAataccacttaaaaaaaaagaaaagaaagtagtgTACTTCTTTTGAAAAGGTGGATTAAATTCTTAGAGAAATTAGAAGAattttctagattttcttccatAGCCTTGATGGACTTTAGGACCTTGAAAAAGGAGAAttgatggtggtgatggggaaCCCAGGGCATCACAGAGAGTAAAAGCTAGTACCTCAGAAAAATGGAGCAattgatagaatgctgggcctgaatccaggaagacctgagttcctgtaatctggcctcaaactcttACTAACCATGTTAAAATATAATTGCTCTATCTCTGTCTCATAATTTGTTTCTCTATAAAAACTCAGGGCCAAATGCTAACTTTGGTTCACGGTTATCTTTCTGAATCTTGAACTCATGCTTTAACACAGTAAACCTAGTTTTGAACATCTAGAATTTAACAATTAGTATTATTTAGCAGAAGCTGATTATCACACGAAATCAGTGAGAACTTTGCTTTTTCTGTATGACGTCTATCCAAATATTTTGAGAAAGTAAGCATTTCTTTTCTAAGGCTTCTTTCAGACTAAACATCTCTAATTTATTACACAATTCACATTATGAAATTCTcattatttctcttacttgattatACTCTTCAAGATATAGACCAGGCCAAGGTAAATACacttccagatgtgatctgatcaGGATAGAATTAACCAAGATT
Proteins encoded in this window:
- the LOC118854146 gene encoding olfactory receptor 4C12-like; its protein translation is MANRNVTEFVLLGLMRNPEMKKVIFALFLIIYIITVLSNMLIVITIASSQTLVSPMYFFLAFLSLIDALYPSSMIPKMLADLLREKKTISFNACMTQLFLEHFLGTSEIVLLIVMAFDRYAAICRPLHYMTIMNHRLCCCLIGLAWTVGFLHSIGQIFTIVWLPFCGPNVIDHFMCDVIPLIQLACTETSLIGLLVVANAGLISMISFVVLIFSYVIILCSLKSYSSSGRCKALSTCSSHITVVILFFVPCIFMYLRPVTTFSIDKTITVFYTLVTPMLNPIIYTVRNEEVKNAMRKLWGRKLASDYK